The following nucleotide sequence is from Archangium lipolyticum.
CCAGTCCCTCGACGATCTGTCGGCTGATCCAGAGCCCGAGGCCGAAGCCCCCGTAGTGCTGGAGCGACACCGCCCGCTCGAACCGCTCGAAGATGCGCTCCTGGTCCCGCGCCGAGATGCCGATGCCATGGTCTCGCACGACCAGGCGCGTGCTCTTCCCCAGGCGCTGCAAGTCCACCTCGACGGGCCTGCCCGGTCCGTACTTGATGGCATTGGAGAGCAGGTTGCTGACGACCTGATCCAAGCGGAGCCGGTCCCACCTGCCGAGGACACCCGTGTCGCTCCTCAGGTGCAGCGAGCACCCCGCCCGGTCCAGATCCTCCTTGAACTGCCCCAGGACATCCTGGAGGACCTCTCCGAGATCCACTTCCTCAAGATGGAAGTCGAGCCGGTTCGCCGTGATGCGGGACACGTCCAGGAGGCTGTTCACGAGCTTCGCCAGACGATCGATCTGCCCGTGGATCCGCACGATCTTGCGGCCCGCGGTACCGTCCGTCTTCTCGCCTGTCTGTTCCGTGCGGTGTTCCAGGGCACGCAGGTTCAGCTTCACCGAGGTCAGGGGAGTCTTGAGCTCGTGAGAGGCGATGGACAGGAACTCGTCCCGGGCCGCGACGGCCTCCTTGAGCTCTCGGAGGAGCCGCTCCTTCTCCTCCTCCGCCTTCCGCTTGTCCGTCACGTCCCGTGTCACCTTGGCGAAGCCGCGCAGCCGCCCATCCGAGTCCCGCACCGCCGTGGTGACGACGTGCGCCCAGTAGCGGCTCCCATCCTTGCGGACGCGCTCGCACTCGGATTCGTGCCGGCCGTGGAGGCTCGCCGTCGCGAGGTCCTCCTCCTCCCTTCTCGCCCGCTGGTCCTCCTCCGTGTAGAGCCCCGAGATGTGCTGGCCGATGATCTCCTCGGCCGAATGGCCGTAGAGACGCTCGGCGCCCAGGTTCCAGGTCTCCACACGGCCGCCCGCATCCAGCATGAAGATGGCGAAGTCCTTCACCCCCGCGAGCAGCATTCGAAAGCGCTCCTCGCTCTCGCGGAGCGCCCGCGCGACCACGAGGTGCTCGGTCACATCCCGCGTGAAGCACCGGGTGTGGAGGAACTTCCCGCTCTCGTCGAAGCGGACGCTGGAGGTGATGGAGACCTCGCGCACGGAGCCGTCCTTGCACCGCAGCCGCGCCGAGTACTCCAGGAGCTTCTCCCCCCGCGTGAGCCGCTGGAGGATGTCCGCGATCACCTCGCTGTCCGCGTGGAACTCGGTGATGTTGTGGCCGATGTACTCCTCGGCCGTGTAGCCGAGCGGCTCGTAGTCCGACTTGTTCGCCCACAGGATGGTTCCATCGGATGCGACCCAGTGAAGGCCGATGGCGGCCGAGTCGACGAAGTCCGCCAGGGCATCCTGCGAGCGAGCGTGTCTGACTTCGATCGGGTCCTTTCCGCCACCTTCGAAGACAGGGAGGAGCGCATCATCCTTCGAGCACGAACGAATCATGGAGATCACGCGAATTGACGCTTGAGCGCTCCCGAGAATTTCAGCTCCGACACCGCCACGACGGACCGTCGTCTCTACCCGTTGGACGGGCCCATACAGGGCAAGCGAGCAGCCAGGCCGCCTGCCGGGGTACCAGGATGGACATCTGCGAGGACGCACGGGCGAGCATCACGGTCGTTGATGGAGCCCTCGCCGGACGTGAGCGGTGGGCGCGCACGTCCGGTGCGTGCTCCGCGTCGGTCCACAGTTCCCTGGGCGGGGCTTTCACAGGCGCGAACTCGATATAGCTGCCCCAGATGTTGGCCCTTGAAGGGTGGAGGCGGCGGGAATCGAAGCCGCTAAGGGGAGATCCGCCCTTCCTCGGGACCAGAGGCCCACCCTCGGTTTTCCCTCTGAAAATGGGGCGCCCATCTGTCCGGGCGAGTCCAGGCGCGTCCATTCCGGTTGGTCCTTTTTTGGGTGCGACTAGGAAATGATGTGGACCATGCTCCGCTCCCATGCCGGCCACGATCAGGAGAGGGCGCAAGCCGCCACCGAGCCATGAGCGCACGAGCCGAGCCCTTCAAGGGCTGCGCCCGTGGACGGTGACGCTGGTACTGGCCTTGGCCGCATGCGCAACGGACGATGGAATGCGGTGGGAGCAGGAGCCCGCCAGAGCGGTGGCGGAGGAGTCCTGCGAGTCGGTGGCCGGGCCCGCGCGGGTGGTGCTCGAGGCGGAAGGCCGACAGGTGGTGCTCCCCGCCCTGCCCCGGCGCGCGCCCGTGCATTTCTCCCAGGCTGAGTTCGAGCACTCCATGCGGTTGCTGGTGGCGCAACTCCCCGGCC
It contains:
- a CDS encoding sensor histidine kinase: MIRSCSKDDALLPVFEGGGKDPIEVRHARSQDALADFVDSAAIGLHWVASDGTILWANKSDYEPLGYTAEEYIGHNITEFHADSEVIADILQRLTRGEKLLEYSARLRCKDGSVREVSITSSVRFDESGKFLHTRCFTRDVTEHLVVARALRESEERFRMLLAGVKDFAIFMLDAGGRVETWNLGAERLYGHSAEEIIGQHISGLYTEEDQRARREEEDLATASLHGRHESECERVRKDGSRYWAHVVTTAVRDSDGRLRGFAKVTRDVTDKRKAEEEKERLLRELKEAVAARDEFLSIASHELKTPLTSVKLNLRALEHRTEQTGEKTDGTAGRKIVRIHGQIDRLAKLVNSLLDVSRITANRLDFHLEEVDLGEVLQDVLGQFKEDLDRAGCSLHLRSDTGVLGRWDRLRLDQVVSNLLSNAIKYGPGRPVEVDLQRLGKSTRLVVRDHGIGISARDQERIFERFERAVSLQHYGGFGLGLWISRQIVEGLGGSIAVHSEPGLGSTFVVELPLGGPSDG